The genomic region ataaaggctgtcatggtaacaagcgttctattataaaggctgtcgtggtaacgagcgttctattataaaggctgtcgcggtaacgagcgttcgattataaaggctgtcgtggtaatgagcgttctattataaaggctgttgtggtaacaagcgttctattataaaggctgtcgtggtaacaagcgttctattataaaggctgtcgtggtaacgagcgttctattataaaggctgttgtggtaacaagcgttctattataaaggctgtcgtggtaacgagcgttctattataaaggctgttgtggtaacaagcgttctattataaaggctgtcgcggtaacgagcgttctattataaaggctgtcactgtaacgagcgttctattataaaggctgtcatagtaacgagcgttctattataaaggctgtcgcggtaacaagcgttctattataaaggctgtcgtggtaacgagcgttctattataaaggctgttgtggtaacaagcgttctattataaaggctgtcgtggtaacgagcgttctattataaaggctgttgtggtaacaagcgttctattataaaggctgtcgcggtaacgagcgttctattataaaggctgtcacggtaacgagcgttctattataaaggctgtcgtggtaacgagcgttctattataaaggctgttgtggtaacaagcgttctattataaaggctgtcgtggtaacaagcgttctattataaaggctgtcacggtaacgagcgttctattataaaggctgtcgcggtaacgagTGTTCTATTATAAAGACTGTcatggtaacgagcgttctattataaaggctgtcacggtaacgagcgttctattataaaggctgtcgcggtaacaagcgttctattataaaggctgtcgtggtaacgagcgttctattataaaggctgttgtggtaacaagcgttctattataaaggctgtcgcggtaacgagcgttctattataaaggctgtcgcggtaacgagcgttctattataaaggctgtcacggtaacgagcgttctattataaaggctgtcgcggtaacaagcgttctattataaaggctgtcgtggtaacgagcgttctattataaaggctgtggtGGTAACAAGCATTCTACTATAagggctgtcgtggtaacgagcgttctattataaaggctgtcgtggtaacaagcgttctattataaaggctgtcgtggtaacgagcgttctattataaaggctgttgtggtaacaagcgttctattataaaggctgtcgtggtaacgagcgttctattataaaggctgtcgtggtaacgagcgttctattataaaggctgtctcgGTAACGagcattctattataaaggctgtcacggTAACAAacattctattataaaggctgtcgcggtaacaagcgttctattataaaggctgtcatggtaacgagcgttctattataaaggctgtcgtggtaacaagcgttctattataaaggctgtcgtcgtaacaagcgttctattataaaggctgtcatggtaacaagcgttcgattataaaggctgtcacggtaacgagcgttctattataaaggctgtcgcggtaacaaacgttctattataaaggctgtcgtggtaacaagcgttctattataaaggctttgGTGGTAACAAGCATTCTACTATaagggctgtcgtggtaacaagcgttctattagaaaggctgtcgtggtaacaagcgttctattataaaggctgtcgtggtaacgagcgttctattataaaggctgttgtggtaacaagcgttctattataaaggctgtcgtggtaacgagcgttctattataaaggctgtcgcggtaacgagcattctattataaaggctgtcacggTAACAAacattctattataaaggctgtcgtggtaacaagcgttctattataaaggctgtcatggtaacgagcgttctattataaaggctgtcgtggtaacaagcgttctattataaaggctgtcgtggtcacaagcgttctattataaaggctgtcatggtaacaagcgttctgtTATAAAGGcggtcgtggtaacaagcgttctattataaaggctgtcatggtaacaagcgttcgattataaaggctgtcgcggtaacgagcgttttattataaaggctgtcgcggtaacgagcattctattataaaggctgtcgcggtaacgagcgttctataaTAAAGGCTGTCACGGTAACGagcattctattataaaggctgtcgcggtaacaagcgttctattataagggctgtcatggtaacgagcgttctattataaaggctgtcgtggtaacaagcgttctattataaaggctgtcgtggtaacaagcgttctattataaaggctgtcatggtaacaagcgttcgattataaaggctgtcgcggtaacgagcgttctattataaaggctgtcgcggtaacgagcgttctattataaaggctttcGTGGTAACAAGCGctcggtaacgagcgttctattataaaggctgtcgtggtaacgagcgttctattataaaggctgtcgcggtaacgagcgttcgattataaaggctgtcgtggtaatcagcgttctattataaaggctgttgtggtaacaagcgttctattataaaggctgtcgtggtaacaagcgttctattataaaggctgtcgtggtaacgagcgttctattataaaggctgttgtggtaacaagcgttctattataaaggctgtcgtggtaacgagcgttctattataaaggctgttgtggtaacaagcattctattataaaggctgtcgcggtaacgagcgttctatatAAAGGCTGtcacgagcgttctattataaaggctgtcacggtaacgagcgttctattataaaggctgtcgcggtaacaagcgttctattataaaggctgtcgtggtaacgagcgttctattataaaggctgttgtggtaacaagcgttctattataaaggctgtcgtggtaacgagcgttctattataaaggctgttgtggtaacgagcgttctattataaaggctgtcgcggtaacgagcgttctattataaaggctgtcacggtaacgagcgttctattataaaggctgtcacggtaacgagcgttctattataaaggctgtcgcggtaacaaacgttctattataaaggctgtcgtggtaacaagcgttctattataaaggctttgGTGGTAACAAGCATTCTACTATAagggctgtcgtggtaacgagcgttctattataaaggctgtcgtggtaacaagcgttctattataaaggctgtcgtggtaacgagcgttctattataaaggctgttgtggtaacaagcgttctattataaaggctgtcgtggtaacgagcgttctattataaaggctgtcgtggtaacgagcgttctattataaaggctgtctctGTAACGagcattctattataaaggctgtcacggTAACAAacattctattataaaggctgtcggggtaacaagcgttctattataaaggctgtcatggtaacgagcgttctattataaaggctgtcgtggtaacaagcgttctattataaaggctgtcgtggtcacaagcgttctattataaaggctgtcatggtaacaagcgttctgtTATAAAGGcggtcgtggtaacaagcgttctattataaaggctgtcatggtaacaagcgttcgattataaaggctgtcgcggtaacgagcgttttattataaaggctgtcgcggtaacgagcattctattataaaggttgtcgcggtaacgagcgttctataaTAAAGGCTGTCACGGTAACGagcattctattataaaggctgtcgtggtaacaagcgttctattataaaggctgtcgtggtaacgagcgttctattataaaggctgtcgtggtaacgagcgttttattataaaggctgtcgcggtaacgagcgttttattataaaggctgtcgcggtaacgagcattctattataaaggctgtcgcggtaacgagcgttctattataaaggctgtcgcggtaacaagcgttctattataaaggctgtcgtggtaacaagcgttctattataaaggctgtcgtggtaacaagcgttctattataaaggctgtcacggtaacgagcgttctattataaaggctgtcacggtaacgagcgttctattaaaaaggctgtcatggtaactgtAATTTTAGTGTATTGTTTTATTCTCTAGACCCGAGTGTCATTTACAGTAAAGTTTAgtcaacaaataacattggattgttTTCTTTACATGTTTTAGCTGTGAGTTCGGTTCACAtaaaccactttttattttacacacagagactgagcATGTAGattatattgtgttgtttaattagttaaaacctgcatttTCCCCCTAGTAGGGATTTATTACATGTTTCAGTGCAACAACAATAAAAAGTGTCTCGTTTTAGTGCCCTCAGCAGTTTACATCCCTGGACAGTAGAAAGTAGTTAACTGTAAAAACATCATATCTAAAAAGCTATGCTGTGTAGCGGCCCATCTATCCTCTAGCCAGGTTCCAGACCTGCTGGTGCCATCAGGGCAAGGAGTGGCATGATGGCACCCAGACTATAGATCCTTCAGTGGAGCTCTGTCCTTCCTGTCGATGTACACCAAGCCATGGTCTCCGTAGGCGTCGTAGCTCTCATAGAAGTTGTGTTTGAGCCAGGCAGGCTGGTAGGAGGTGGTGCTGTAGAAGAAGGCCTCCATTATGCTGCCtgggctcctctctctcccctccaccttccAGTCTTCCAACTCTATCTGAACGGAGGTGCGTTGGTACATGGTTGGGCAGCCCTCGAAGGTGTCCAGGAAGCTCAGCATGGTGTCATCCACCTTGTATACCCCCCGTACCCTGTGGCCTCCCACGTTCAGCGGTAGGACCCCGGTGTACCCCGTCTGTGGAAGTTTAAAGGGGCCCACCCCAACGACCCTCCTACTACAGTCCTTTCACACAAAGGGGCCCACCACAACGACCCTCCTACTACAGTCCACT from Salmo salar unplaced genomic scaffold, Ssal_v3.1, whole genome shotgun sequence harbors:
- the LOC106590875 gene encoding gamma-glutamylaminecyclotransferase-like, with translation VFPDRCSLTGVSPDSRRVVGVGPFKLPQTGYTGVLPLNVGGHRVRGVYKVDDTMLSFLDTFEGCPTMYQRTSVQIELEDWKVEGRERSPGSIMEAFFYSTTSYQPAWLKHNFYESYDAYGDHGLVYIDRKDRAPLKDL